A window of Oncorhynchus nerka isolate Pitt River linkage group LG4, Oner_Uvic_2.0, whole genome shotgun sequence contains these coding sequences:
- the LOC115120677 gene encoding tetratricopeptide repeat protein 33-like — protein sequence MASFGWKRKVGERVCKAAVQQFEAAAEKPEEDGVDEVDWLHAIKRRREALLEDCAAKGNRLKEEGTVLAQEGRHWEAIKRWDEAIQMTPDNPLLYEMKSQVLTILQEVFPAVQAAEMAVKLRPLWWEGWQTLGRAQLSLGEVELAVRSFQVAVHLCPSERPLWSDDLAWARQLLQQRRTAQNQTQREEEAQRDVLNPPELQQDYDFESDEVVVACAAVAERQRRYEELKRTVVVVDAEGNSREVPVEEAGSGDTPSSSQDQLVKARGL from the exons ATGGCTTCGTTCGGCTGGAAGAGGAAAGTGGGCGAGCGGGTGTGCAAGGCAGCGGTGCAGCAGTTTGAAGCCGCGGCGGAGAagccagaggaggatggagtgGACGAGGTGGACTGGCTACATGCTATCAAGCGGCGCCGTGAAGCCCTCCTGGAGGACTGCGCTGCGAAGGGAAACAGGCTGAAGGAGGAAGGGACGGTACTGGCACAAGAGGGCAG ACACTGGGAGGCCATTAAGAGGTGGGATGAAGCCATCCAGATGACTCCAGACAACCCTCTACTGTATGAGATGAAGTCCCAG GTGCTGACCATTCTGCAGGAGGTGTTCCCAGCAGTGCAGGCAGCAGAGATGGCTGTGAAGCTTCGCCCCCTGTGGTGGGAGGGCTGGCAGACACTAGGCCGTGCCCAGCTCAGTCTGGGTGAGGTGGAACTG GCGGTGAGGTCCTTCCAGGTAGCGGTCCACCTGTGTCCGTCAGAGCGCCCCCTCTGGTCGGATGACCTGGCGTGGGCGCGGCAGCTGCTGCAGCAGAGACGGACGGCCCAGAACCAGACCCAGCGGGAGGAGGAGGCCCAACGGGATGTCCTGAACCCTCCAGAGCTCCAGCAGGACTACGACTTTGAGTCAGACGAGGTGGTGGTGGCCTGCGCTGCCGTAGCCGAGAGACAGAGACGCTATGAGGAACTGAAGAGGACAGTAGTGGTTGTCGACGCTGAGGGGAATTCTAGGGAGGTACCTGTGGAGGAGGCGGGGTCAGGGGACACACCCTCTTCATCACAGGATCAGTTGGTCAAAGCACGGGGACTATGA